The following are from one region of the Periophthalmus magnuspinnatus isolate fPerMag1 chromosome 5, fPerMag1.2.pri, whole genome shotgun sequence genome:
- the asip1 gene encoding agouti signaling protein 1, giving the protein MKMNVFLVLSCVVLVATEYSPSSAHMVPDNSLSTNHVVVSNALSQSLDARSPPVVIVELPKVKKSKRTKKQKKNTRARKVPPPANCIPLGNSCKSSNSVCCDFCAFCQCRLFRTVCYCRMGNPRC; this is encoded by the exons ATGAAGATGAATGTGTTCTTGGTGCTCAGCTGTGTGGTCCTCGTTGCCACGGAGTACTCCCCAAGCTCCGCCCACATGGTCCCGGACAACAGCCTCTCCACCAATCACGTGGTAGTATCCAATGCCCTGAGCCAGAGCCTGGACGCCCGCTCTCCGCCTGTGGTCATTGTAG AACTAccaaaagtaaagaaaagtaaaagaacaaagaaacagaaaaag AATACCAGAGCCCGTAAGGTGCCTCCGCCCGCTAACTGTATTCCTTTGGGCAACAGCTGTAAATCGTCCAACTCTGTGTGCTGTGACTTCTGTGCCTTCTGCCAGTGTCGCCTGTTCAGAACCGTTTGCTACTGTCGTATGGGGAATCCGCGCTGCTGA